The Gloeobacter morelensis MG652769 genome contains the following window.
CCGCCTCTGGCAACTCGACCCGCAACCGCTGCTGGCCGCTTCCCAGGTCGGCTTGCTGCCTCTGGTGCCCCTGATGGGCGGCACGTCGGTGGAGGAGTTGCTAAGCGCCTGTGTAGAAGCGATCGATCGACGGGTAGAATCGACTCAGCAGCGCGCGGAATTGTTGAGTGTCGCCCTGCTGCTGGCCTCGATCCGTGCGGATCGCGCCTTCCTCACCGCTTTTATGGAGAGTCGGGCCATGTTCGATTTGCTGCGGGACACGCCCCTCGGGCAACAACTGCTCCAGGAATCCGAACTGCGCGGCGAACTGCGCGGCGAACTGCGCGGCGAACAACGGGGCGAACAACGGGGCGAACAACGGGGCCGTGTGGAAGGGCTTCGCCAGGCTCTGGTGCGCCAATTGACGCACCGCTTTGGAAACCTGCCGGATGCACTGCTCGCTGCACTGCAAGGCGTCACCGACCCCGAGCGCCTCGAACAGTTGCTCGATGCGGTTATCGATGCGTCGGATATCGATGCCTTCTGCTCTCGAGCACAGCTTCCCTGAGCTATCCAGCATAGTCAGTCGTGTCGAAAGCAAGTTTTAGCCGTTGCAGCGCCGGTTGGAGCACGAGTTTGGGCCACTGCCGGAAGACCTGCTGACGGCCCTTCAGTCGGCTGCCGACGTAAATAAGCTGGATCGCCTGGGCTTGAACGTGCTCGATGCCCCAGACCCCGATACTTTCCGACGACAGATACCACACGCACAGAACGACCGCGGTCTCTGGCCTACACCAGAAACGGCGATTGGAAAGGCATCCGGGCTAGGCGGAAGGATTTCGTACTCTCATTTTTTATATCGTTACAATCGGTTTGAAATGGATATGCAGCCCCGCCTTTCATGAAACGCCGTAGTTCCAGCTTTGAAGGGAAACGGCTCCTCAAGTACGAGCCCGAAACTCTAAGACAGGACGCTCTACTCGCCGGGGCTGATCCGGATTCGGTGATCAAGGTCTATGAATTCCGAGAAGACCAAAAAGTCTATGCGGCGGGGTTGATAGGCGCGCCACCGGCGGTAAGAGCTGTGCTCGCTCGCCACGAGGTTCGAGAAGCCGAATCCCTGCTTGCAGCTTTGCCGGATTCAAGCTCGGAGTTCCGTGCCCACAACCGCCAGGTGCGTCGGCGCATCCTCTTCCACTATTTGGCAGTAGGCCGGTTACTGAAGGCCCTCGATGAGCCGGAAGTTGGGCAACGTCTCGAACAAATTATCGAGCGAGCCGAAATTTTACTGCGTGCCCTTGAAGGTGAACGAATTTTTCACGTTCTTGGCGATCCAAGTGCAGTATTCACCGCAGCGAGCGTGCTGTTCGCCCTTGCCGCGTTCATATGGGCCGTACCCTTCCCACCCGGTTTTAATTGGGGACTGGCTCAGCTGTGCATTTCTATATTCCCGCTACTTGGAGGGATTCAACTGCTACGGAGCCTCTGGCTGGATTTGCCGCCCGCTCGCGGGAACAATGAAGAACTTAACGGCTTCATATTCGTTATGATATTTACTATCATCACAATGAGTGCGGCCGTTGTTCTGCTTGCCGTATTTAAGCTGCTCCCTGACAGCTCCGCATTCGATATGACGGCAACCATCTTTGCCATCATCATTGTTCTGTTTACTGTTCTGCTTACCGTGTTTAATTTGTTCCCCGAGCGGTTTAAGTGATCTCTCCTCGGCCGCTCTTAACCCTATGAGCTTGCACATTCTTCGGGTATTGTTTGGGTATCCCATAGAATTATTCTCACTGGAAACCTTGCTGTCGAAGAACTTCATGTTTTTCTTCTTTCGATTCGTAATCGAACGGTCGCGAGTTCGAATCTCGCCATCGGCTTGTACACAGGTGCAGCTATGACTACCGGCAACGACAGCCGCTGCACTGATGCTGCCGTCGACCGACTGTCCGGCCGACGACGTTAACGAGCAAGTAGCCGAACTGGATGCCGCCGTCGTACGCCGAGAAATCGATCGCGGCGGGCAGTGGCTAATGGCTGGGCAAAAGAGGGCTCGCCCCAAAGTAAAGTAAAGCCAGTTGTAGTACAGTGCCGTGGCTACCCCACCTTGCAGAGATATATCATTGTCTTTTATGCGCAAGCCCCAATCTGTACGTAGTCTCGAAGACCTGGGTAGAGTCCGCCTATCGGACAATTTTTTCCTGCGCGACTTCCTTTACAGTGAAGTTGCCAACTTCTACGGCGTACCGAATATTCCGGACGATCCGGAGCTTGCCATCGAGGCGGGCAGACAACTTTGCCGCCACCTGCTCGAACCGCTCTGTCAAGCGTTTGGCCGAGTTAGCATCCGCTCTGCCTTTCGCTCCGAGAGTGTCAACCGCTTATGCAATGAAAAAGGACACAGCTGCGCCCGTAACGAGGCAAATTTTGCGCGGCACATTTGGGATCACCGAGACCAGAACGGACGGATAGGGGCGATGGCTTGCGTCGTGGTCCACTGGTATATCGAGCGCTACGAACAGACGGCAGACTTCAGGCCGCTGGCCTGGTGGATTCATGATCACCTGGGCTACTCAGAACTCGTTTTTTTTCCCAAATACTGCGCCTTCAATATCGGCTGGCACGAAGCCCCGAAGCAAACCATAAAAAGTCATATTCAGGCCGCCAAGGGCTGCCTGACCCGACCTGGTATGGATAACCATGGGGGCGGTCACAGCATGTGGTACGCAGGCTTTCCAACCGTCTGACCCGGGCCTGACCATCCTGGCGTCCGTCTCAGCAAGTCTTACGGCCTGAAACCTACTTTCCTTTTCTTCTTGCAGCGGCTTTGATGGACCGCGCTTCAGCCACTGCAGCAGTCTCCTCAGTGGTAAGCAGGCGAATCGGTTCCTGTCTGTCACCCTGCAAATCGATAGC
Protein-coding sequences here:
- a CDS encoding DUF4351 domain-containing protein; amino-acid sequence: MAEKERRPFDTGLRGLAARYSRDFLAWLQGTQAVFEQNLDPVIIAQERRADFLVRFRNEQGQTRLLHAEFQRQVTEAGPPGERLPFRMAEYGLAVYRRYGQVPQQVLVLLQPAAAAERLPDTFEDGGIRARFRILRLWQLDPQPLLAASQVGLLPLVPLMGGTSVEELLSACVEAIDRRVESTQQRAELLSVALLLASIRADRAFLTAFMESRAMFDLLRDTPLGQQLLQESELRGELRGELRGEQRGEQRGEQRGRVEGLRQALVRQLTHRFGNLPDALLAALQGVTDPERLEQLLDAVIDASDIDAFCSRAQLP